A single Ferrimicrobium sp. DNA region contains:
- the leuS gene encoding leucine--tRNA ligase, with protein sequence MTDRYDPPAIETTWQAKWSQAETYHVSNDDPRPKSYVLCMYPYPSGPAHQGHVRNYTFGDLNVRYRTMNGEAVLSPIGFDSFGLPAENAAIKTGVHPRVFTEARMAELKTSLARLGAAYDWRREIYSHDPSYIRWSQYLFIQFYRAGLVYRGDAPVNWCPGCKTVLANEQVLADGTCERSGDLVIRRELTQWFFKITQYADELLAGLDELEWPQRVKTMQRNWIGRSVGAEISFDVEGLDGYRLKVFTTRPDTIFGATFAVVAPEHPDVSRLTTPDRKAEVAAFIEEVATRSELERMAGEDASKRGVFLGTYAINPVSGHRLPIYAADYVLGQYGTGAIMAVPGEDERDYAFAQNFSLPVVETVQRPEGFEGSVYTGAGVKINSEFLDGLTIDEAKDKIIQRLQELGAGEGSVKYRLRDWLVSRQRFWGCPIPILYCDRCGTVPVPEDQLPVLAPDDVEFRPTGESPLLHSDAFRFTTCPNCGGPATRETDTMDTFVDSSWYYLRFCDPFSEDRPFDKRAVQDWMPVDQYIGGVEHAILHLLYARFFTRALSDLGIIPSTLREPFKRLFTQGMIRLGGSKMSKSKGNLVTPQRYFDTVGADALRLFHLFVGPPADDFDWTDQTDEMIEGCHRFLQRVWALADRIPVAVGDPDRNAAVYLIISQLITRATDGIERWAYNTSVAALMELTNGLSKAESEGTDAATLDYGYRTLLELLAPMAPHIASELYERRYQADVHVQSWPKADQAILAAATATLVIQVNGKTRGTLAIDPSATEEMILPLAEEAIATHLDGVAIKRVIAKLPRVINFVVG encoded by the coding sequence ATGACCGACCGATACGATCCGCCAGCGATAGAGACAACTTGGCAAGCAAAATGGAGCCAAGCTGAGACCTATCATGTCAGCAATGATGACCCGCGGCCCAAGTCGTATGTGCTCTGCATGTATCCGTATCCGTCTGGACCCGCCCATCAGGGACACGTGCGAAACTACACCTTTGGCGATCTCAATGTCCGCTATCGAACGATGAACGGCGAGGCTGTGCTGTCTCCGATCGGGTTTGATTCTTTTGGTCTGCCTGCGGAGAACGCCGCCATCAAGACTGGCGTCCATCCGCGGGTCTTTACCGAGGCTCGTATGGCGGAACTGAAGACCTCGCTCGCGAGGCTCGGTGCGGCCTACGATTGGCGCCGTGAAATCTATAGCCATGATCCCAGCTACATCCGGTGGTCGCAATATCTGTTCATTCAGTTCTACCGTGCGGGTCTGGTCTATCGAGGAGATGCCCCAGTCAACTGGTGCCCTGGCTGCAAAACGGTGCTGGCCAACGAGCAGGTACTCGCTGATGGCACCTGTGAGCGCTCCGGCGACCTGGTAATTCGTCGAGAACTAACTCAGTGGTTCTTTAAGATTACCCAGTACGCCGACGAACTTCTTGCTGGACTCGACGAACTTGAGTGGCCCCAACGAGTGAAGACTATGCAGCGCAACTGGATCGGTCGGTCCGTTGGGGCAGAGATCTCCTTCGACGTGGAAGGGCTTGATGGATATCGCCTAAAAGTCTTCACTACGCGTCCAGATACAATCTTTGGTGCCACATTTGCGGTGGTGGCTCCAGAACACCCTGATGTTTCGCGATTGACCACTCCCGATCGCAAGGCAGAGGTTGCCGCCTTCATCGAGGAGGTGGCGACCCGGAGTGAACTAGAGCGGATGGCTGGGGAGGACGCATCCAAGCGAGGTGTCTTCTTAGGTACTTATGCGATCAACCCGGTCTCCGGTCACCGTCTGCCCATCTATGCGGCAGATTACGTGCTTGGACAATATGGTACCGGCGCGATCATGGCGGTTCCAGGCGAGGATGAGCGCGACTACGCCTTTGCTCAAAACTTTTCTCTCCCAGTCGTTGAGACGGTGCAGCGTCCCGAAGGTTTTGAAGGTTCTGTCTATACAGGAGCCGGCGTCAAGATCAACAGCGAGTTCCTCGATGGTCTCACGATCGATGAGGCGAAAGACAAGATCATCCAACGTCTTCAGGAGTTGGGGGCTGGCGAGGGTTCGGTCAAGTATCGGCTGCGCGACTGGTTGGTATCGAGGCAACGTTTTTGGGGTTGCCCGATCCCGATCCTCTACTGCGATCGTTGCGGTACGGTTCCGGTCCCCGAGGACCAGCTTCCCGTGTTGGCACCAGATGATGTCGAGTTCCGGCCGACGGGGGAGTCGCCCCTACTTCACAGCGATGCGTTCCGATTCACGACCTGTCCCAACTGTGGAGGGCCAGCGACTCGCGAGACCGATACCATGGACACCTTTGTCGACTCCTCCTGGTACTACCTGCGCTTTTGTGATCCGTTTTCGGAGGATCGCCCCTTCGATAAGAGAGCGGTCCAAGATTGGATGCCGGTCGATCAGTACATCGGTGGGGTCGAGCATGCCATCTTGCACCTCCTCTATGCGCGGTTCTTCACCAGGGCTCTTTCGGACCTTGGTATCATCCCCTCGACGCTGCGAGAGCCCTTCAAGCGGCTCTTTACGCAAGGGATGATTCGCTTGGGTGGGTCCAAGATGTCAAAGTCCAAGGGCAACCTGGTGACTCCGCAGCGTTACTTCGACACCGTTGGTGCAGACGCTCTGCGACTCTTTCATCTCTTTGTAGGGCCACCTGCTGATGACTTCGATTGGACCGATCAGACTGACGAGATGATCGAGGGCTGCCACCGCTTCTTGCAGCGAGTCTGGGCACTTGCGGATCGGATTCCTGTCGCCGTTGGTGATCCTGATCGTAATGCTGCTGTCTACCTCATTATCTCGCAGCTCATCACTCGTGCGACTGATGGTATCGAACGCTGGGCGTATAACACCTCAGTGGCCGCGCTCATGGAGTTGACGAATGGATTGTCGAAGGCTGAGAGTGAGGGTACTGACGCAGCGACTCTCGATTATGGCTATCGGACACTCCTTGAGCTACTCGCCCCGATGGCCCCCCATATCGCCAGCGAGCTCTATGAGCGGCGCTACCAGGCCGACGTGCATGTGCAGAGCTGGCCGAAGGCCGACCAGGCCATCTTGGCGGCAGCGACGGCCACGCTTGTCATCCAAGTCAACGGGAAGACTCGAGGGACACTCGCCATCGATCCGAGTGCCACGGAGGAGATGATTCTCCCCTTGGCTGAGGAGGCTATCGCAACTCATCTCGACGGTGTCGCGATCAAGAGAGTGATCGCCAAGTTGCCCAGAGTCATTAACTTCGTCGTCGGTTAG
- a CDS encoding phosphotransferase family protein, whose amino-acid sequence MATHDSPLPDEAQEWIRQNANLTGHLEAQLCPGGRSNLTYRVHDANGHAVIVRRPPQGMVLPTAHDMAREFRFLSALAPLDFPVPTPIAFCNDSSLLGAPFYLMSEAQGLILRNQEGAQHLTVATRAAIGPNLIATLALLHSYDPTALGLTGGGDPREYLTRQIDRWLRQVTKVTTFAPRVTETVTRVGADLLEQLPATTQVGIVHGDFRLDNVVVNSDGTIQAVLDWEIASIGDPLADIGIFGVYWMDADDTRMNGINSATKLEGFASRVELYALYGELRRIDPARISYYQHFGSWKLACILIGVVERYRMGATGGDSSSVDGYPALIDELLGAAQLSR is encoded by the coding sequence ATGGCCACACATGACAGTCCCCTCCCCGACGAGGCACAGGAGTGGATCCGACAGAACGCAAATCTCACAGGCCACCTTGAGGCCCAACTGTGCCCAGGGGGACGCTCCAATCTCACCTACCGCGTGCACGACGCCAATGGGCATGCCGTTATTGTGCGACGCCCACCACAAGGCATGGTACTCCCCACCGCCCACGATATGGCGAGGGAATTCCGTTTCCTCTCGGCTCTGGCTCCGCTCGACTTTCCAGTCCCCACACCTATCGCCTTCTGTAATGACTCATCCTTGCTTGGGGCACCCTTCTACCTGATGAGCGAGGCCCAAGGGTTGATCCTTCGCAACCAGGAGGGTGCACAACACCTTACCGTTGCAACGCGAGCAGCGATTGGACCAAACCTGATCGCCACCCTTGCACTACTCCACTCCTACGATCCAACGGCACTGGGGCTGACGGGAGGGGGCGATCCTCGGGAGTATCTCACGCGCCAAATCGACCGATGGCTCCGACAGGTCACAAAGGTCACCACGTTCGCCCCGAGAGTGACGGAGACGGTGACCCGGGTGGGTGCTGATCTCCTCGAACAGCTACCGGCGACCACCCAGGTCGGTATCGTTCATGGCGACTTTCGACTCGATAACGTCGTGGTCAACTCCGATGGGACGATACAGGCCGTGCTCGATTGGGAGATCGCCTCTATCGGCGACCCGCTCGCCGACATCGGCATCTTTGGGGTCTACTGGATGGACGCCGACGACACTCGCATGAACGGCATCAACAGTGCGACCAAGCTTGAGGGTTTCGCCTCCAGGGTGGAGCTTTATGCGCTCTATGGGGAACTTCGACGGATCGATCCCGCACGTATTAGCTACTATCAACACTTTGGGAGCTGGAAGCTGGCTTGCATCCTCATCGGCGTCGTTGAGCGTTACCGCATGGGTGCCACAGGGGGAGATAGCTCTAGTGTCGACGGCTATCCAGCACTCATCGACGAACTGCTTGGGGCGGCCCAGCTCAGCCGATGA
- the trxA gene encoding thioredoxin: MDVTDATFEQDVIEASKERPVVVDLWAPWCGPCRTLSPIIEKVVAETDGKVELVKINVDDNPASAQAFKVQGIPAVFAIKDGKIVDSFVGAYPESAVREFVAKLAPAKTVVDVLIEEGNEPALRQALELEPANEVAGFSLSKLLADRGELDEAEVILARFPETPEIAKLKAKIRLAKEGDAGLSEDEITRELDELLEAVKNDEDARQRFLDLLNLLPDGDARISQYRRRFTSRLF; this comes from the coding sequence ATGGACGTAACTGATGCTACCTTTGAGCAGGATGTGATTGAGGCCTCCAAGGAACGACCGGTGGTGGTCGATCTCTGGGCACCCTGGTGTGGACCGTGTAGAACCCTGAGCCCGATCATCGAGAAGGTGGTCGCTGAGACCGACGGCAAGGTTGAGCTCGTCAAGATCAACGTCGACGATAACCCCGCCTCTGCCCAAGCCTTCAAGGTCCAAGGTATCCCAGCGGTCTTTGCAATCAAGGATGGCAAGATCGTCGATAGCTTTGTGGGTGCCTACCCAGAGTCTGCGGTTCGCGAGTTTGTTGCCAAGCTTGCACCGGCCAAGACGGTGGTCGATGTCCTGATCGAGGAGGGGAATGAGCCAGCGCTCAGGCAAGCCCTTGAGCTTGAACCAGCCAATGAGGTCGCCGGCTTCTCGCTCTCCAAGCTCTTGGCTGATCGAGGGGAACTCGACGAAGCGGAGGTCATTCTCGCTCGGTTCCCAGAGACCCCAGAGATCGCAAAGCTCAAGGCCAAGATCCGACTCGCCAAGGAGGGCGATGCTGGGCTGAGTGAGGACGAGATCACCAGAGAGCTCGATGAGCTCCTTGAGGCGGTCAAGAACGATGAGGATGCGCGCCAACGTTTCCTAGATCTGCTCAATTTACTGCCCGACGGTGATGCCAGGATCAGCCAGTATCGGCGACGTTTTACCTCTCGACTCTTTTAG
- the folP gene encoding dihydropteroate synthase produces MDRLRLRDRSLDLARPIVMGILNRTTDSFYDKGSYFAFDRFLDKADSLVAAGADILDIGGVKAGPGEEITLEAELERVVPAVEAIASRLDVAISVDTWRSEVLDAVLTAGAHLGNDISGFGDREYTKIAARHGAGVVATHIRLKPRVPDPNPIYDDLVTDVRDFLSRRVEQALADGVDPTSIVIDAGFDLGKTTTQSLVLLRETKELVATGYPVLISASNKGFLGEALGLEIGQRRLASIAAASFAMIQGASIFRVHDVLGTVKALDTIAALRGDRIHATSLES; encoded by the coding sequence TTGGACCGTTTGCGTCTCAGAGATCGTTCCCTTGATCTCGCTCGACCGATCGTCATGGGTATCTTGAACCGAACGACCGACTCCTTCTATGACAAGGGCAGCTACTTTGCGTTCGATCGTTTTCTCGACAAGGCTGATAGCCTTGTCGCTGCGGGTGCCGATATTCTCGACATCGGTGGCGTGAAGGCAGGCCCTGGTGAGGAGATCACCCTCGAGGCAGAGCTTGAGCGGGTGGTGCCAGCGGTCGAGGCTATAGCTAGCAGGCTCGACGTTGCGATCTCGGTGGATACCTGGAGATCAGAGGTGCTCGATGCGGTGCTGACGGCGGGTGCCCATCTAGGCAATGACATCTCCGGATTCGGCGATCGAGAGTATACGAAGATCGCCGCACGCCATGGAGCAGGAGTCGTGGCTACCCATATTCGTCTCAAACCCCGGGTGCCCGATCCGAATCCGATCTATGATGACCTCGTCACAGATGTGCGCGATTTCCTGAGTCGGCGGGTCGAACAGGCACTCGCAGACGGTGTGGATCCCACCTCAATCGTCATCGATGCAGGGTTCGACCTCGGCAAGACGACCACGCAGTCGCTCGTTCTCCTCAGAGAAACGAAGGAACTTGTTGCGACGGGATACCCGGTGTTGATCTCCGCCTCCAATAAGGGCTTCCTCGGCGAAGCGCTTGGCCTCGAGATTGGTCAGCGGCGGCTGGCCTCGATCGCAGCGGCAAGTTTTGCCATGATTCAGGGGGCATCGATCTTTCGAGTGCATGATGTCCTCGGCACCGTGAAGGCCCTCGATACCATCGCCGCGCTCCGCGGGGACCGTATCCATGCGACCTCGCTCGAGTCTTAG
- the holA gene encoding DNA polymerase III subunit delta, whose amino-acid sequence MVAADPIVLEERIVQEMNCFDPASEELRVFDLREDEIADLVGMLSQVPMFVNRFRILVRSFEVVKAEDAPFLAEGFAAMAKEHIVTLYSTDKRLPKALSSLQDPVIEKVELSVTKEAERRSFIGSVFQAAGVRLTNQALALVTEHAGVDLSQVNPLAQVLAGLQRPNTSFDVEDVRPYLGQAREVPLWNLTDAIERGDVGKAMGTLERLLAAEKAPQLLITVLQRRYLDIAVLVSPGVRSIEQAKAALDAVGARKPPDFALRNMLNAARRLNYRSVGLIVGWLADAARDLRGASMLDPDTVLELLVARITRLFVGA is encoded by the coding sequence GTGGTCGCGGCCGACCCGATCGTTCTCGAGGAGCGTATCGTCCAGGAGATGAACTGCTTTGATCCCGCCAGCGAGGAACTCAGGGTCTTTGATTTGCGAGAAGATGAGATCGCTGACCTTGTCGGCATGCTGTCGCAGGTGCCGATGTTCGTCAACCGGTTTCGGATCCTCGTTCGCTCCTTCGAGGTTGTGAAGGCCGAGGACGCGCCCTTCCTTGCGGAGGGCTTTGCCGCGATGGCCAAGGAGCATATCGTCACGCTCTACAGCACCGACAAGCGATTGCCGAAGGCTCTGAGCAGCCTGCAGGATCCAGTGATCGAGAAGGTGGAGCTCTCCGTCACCAAGGAGGCCGAACGACGCAGCTTCATCGGCTCAGTTTTCCAGGCAGCTGGCGTTCGTTTGACGAACCAGGCACTGGCGCTCGTCACCGAACACGCAGGTGTCGACCTCTCACAGGTCAATCCGCTGGCTCAAGTGCTGGCAGGGCTCCAGCGCCCCAACACGAGCTTTGACGTCGAGGACGTTCGCCCCTATCTCGGTCAGGCGCGAGAGGTCCCACTCTGGAATTTGACCGACGCGATCGAACGCGGTGATGTCGGGAAAGCGATGGGCACGCTGGAGCGGCTCCTCGCCGCAGAGAAGGCCCCGCAGCTCCTTATCACGGTGCTACAGCGCCGCTACCTCGACATCGCAGTGTTGGTGTCGCCAGGGGTGCGCAGTATTGAGCAGGCCAAGGCGGCCCTTGACGCGGTAGGCGCACGCAAACCGCCCGACTTTGCCCTGCGCAACATGCTGAACGCTGCCAGACGTCTCAACTACCGATCAGTCGGATTGATCGTTGGCTGGCTCGCCGATGCGGCCCGGGATCTGCGCGGTGCATCCATGCTCGATCCCGACACCGTTCTTGAACTGCTCGTTGCACGTATCACCCGGCTGTTTGTCGGGGCGTGA
- a CDS encoding MarR family transcriptional regulator — protein sequence MGNNTPHKRRLASNFSTDQESPGLGLWRLSNTWQAHQRRALVPFGLTHVQFVLLASLVWLEGDTPITQNQLAHFAHVDPMMTSQVLRALEKKGLLRRERHPGDARARALIATPEGVAVANRANSAVEEADATFFAALTVDERVFFTQILARLNEEAPRSAPEPGTQRH from the coding sequence GTGGGCAATAACACCCCGCACAAGCGAAGGCTAGCGAGCAACTTCTCAACTGATCAAGAGAGCCCTGGCCTTGGTCTTTGGCGACTCAGCAACACCTGGCAAGCCCACCAGCGACGAGCCCTTGTGCCCTTTGGTCTCACCCACGTCCAGTTTGTCCTCCTCGCATCGCTCGTTTGGCTGGAAGGAGATACGCCGATTACCCAAAACCAACTCGCACACTTCGCCCACGTCGATCCGATGATGACCTCTCAGGTCCTTCGCGCATTAGAGAAGAAGGGGCTGCTCCGCCGCGAGCGTCATCCAGGTGATGCACGAGCCAGAGCGCTGATCGCCACGCCGGAGGGAGTCGCGGTAGCGAACCGCGCCAATAGTGCGGTCGAGGAGGCGGATGCCACCTTCTTCGCAGCGCTCACCGTCGACGAACGTGTCTTTTTCACACAGATACTCGCACGCCTCAATGAAGAGGCACCGCGAAGCGCACCCGAGCCAGGAACCCAACGCCACTGA
- a CDS encoding EVE domain-containing protein, giving the protein MNAWLGVVSAEHVRRGVGAGIAQIGHGKRAGLARMAEGDILVYYSPTKRLGDPVKLQHFTALGTVANSEIWQADEGDFKPYRRRIRYESIRPLPLQEVSSLLDLTADAHWGYQLRRGLVPLTPHDRELLWQRMVIS; this is encoded by the coding sequence ATGAACGCCTGGCTCGGGGTGGTCTCCGCCGAGCATGTGCGACGGGGCGTAGGCGCTGGCATCGCACAGATCGGACATGGCAAGCGTGCGGGACTGGCGAGGATGGCCGAAGGTGACATCCTGGTGTACTACTCACCCACCAAGCGTCTGGGCGATCCGGTGAAGCTGCAACACTTCACCGCTCTTGGAACGGTCGCTAACAGCGAGATATGGCAAGCCGATGAGGGCGACTTCAAACCCTATCGTCGCCGCATACGGTACGAGTCCATACGTCCACTCCCCCTCCAAGAGGTCAGCTCGCTCCTGGATCTGACCGCGGATGCCCATTGGGGCTACCAGCTCCGTCGTGGTCTCGTCCCACTCACACCGCACGACCGCGAGCTCCTCTGGCAACGGATGGTGATCAGCTGA
- a CDS encoding SRPBCC family protein, whose product MIEITGASVNAKAQPSAIFARWVDHATWAEWDTDTEWVRLMGPVATGTRGVMKSKGAPKTKFVISACIPDHEYADTTKLFGATLVFAHWVEPDEDNRGSRLDVAVTIEGPLAFVWARILGPGFKRSVGASLDRLVALVEAP is encoded by the coding sequence ATGATTGAGATCACTGGCGCAAGTGTCAACGCAAAGGCACAACCCTCAGCCATCTTCGCCCGTTGGGTGGATCATGCAACCTGGGCAGAATGGGACACCGATACCGAGTGGGTGCGTCTCATGGGTCCAGTGGCGACGGGAACCCGTGGGGTGATGAAGTCAAAAGGCGCACCAAAAACGAAGTTCGTCATCAGCGCCTGTATCCCCGATCACGAGTACGCTGACACGACGAAGCTCTTTGGTGCAACACTTGTCTTTGCGCACTGGGTTGAGCCCGATGAGGACAATCGTGGCTCTCGACTCGACGTCGCCGTCACGATCGAGGGACCACTCGCCTTTGTGTGGGCAAGGATCCTCGGTCCTGGATTCAAGAGATCGGTGGGAGCAAGCCTTGACCGGCTCGTAGCGCTTGTCGAGGCACCATGA
- a CDS encoding deoxyribodipyrimidine photo-lyase: MTCALWLRGDLRLSDHAGFALMSQQTEPWVAFFNLDPSLAHALTPHKRTYLMSALGDLDERLSGGLSLLSVDPVTALPGIFARYGIDTVYTHGSVGPGMRRQLNRAAKAFRNQGITLEALDTAYAVPPGTLRVQGPSASDAPVAQGYRVYTPFYRAWRPLALGTEPIEAPLTIPPERITRDFTLGTPTEAGGERVAHADLERFLHERRTRYRSDRDFPDRAATSALSTHLHFGTLHPRTIIAALGPDDEKFLAELAWREFYADVLHHHPSATTTELDPRFRSMQWRQDDDEPELLAAWKQGRTGYPLVDAGMRELRATHLMHNRVRMVTASFLIKDLHFDWRIGARYFEEQLLDGDLASNRMNWQWVAGTGTDAAPYFRVFNPILQSKKFDPDGNYIRRWVPELAGLSADAIHAPFEHLDPTSIDYATPIVDHRIERQITLARYEVAKRSD, encoded by the coding sequence ATGACCTGTGCTCTCTGGCTCCGTGGCGATCTCCGACTCTCCGATCACGCTGGTTTTGCGTTGATGTCCCAACAAACCGAGCCTTGGGTCGCGTTTTTCAACCTGGACCCATCGCTTGCACACGCACTGACACCCCACAAGCGTACGTACCTCATGTCAGCACTGGGAGACCTCGACGAACGCCTCAGCGGAGGACTGAGTCTGCTGTCTGTCGACCCCGTAACGGCATTACCGGGGATCTTCGCAAGGTACGGCATCGACACCGTCTACACCCATGGCTCGGTCGGTCCCGGCATGCGACGCCAACTCAACCGTGCCGCCAAGGCCTTTCGCAACCAAGGCATCACCTTGGAGGCGCTCGATACCGCCTACGCTGTGCCCCCGGGCACCCTACGAGTGCAGGGCCCATCAGCATCCGATGCGCCAGTGGCACAGGGTTATCGTGTCTATACTCCCTTCTATCGAGCCTGGCGCCCACTGGCACTTGGAACCGAACCCATCGAGGCTCCTCTCACCATCCCCCCCGAACGGATCACTCGCGACTTTACACTCGGCACACCCACCGAGGCTGGGGGTGAACGTGTCGCTCATGCCGATCTCGAGCGTTTCCTCCATGAACGACGCACTCGCTACCGATCAGATCGAGACTTTCCCGATCGGGCGGCCACCTCGGCTCTGAGCACGCATCTGCACTTTGGCACCCTGCATCCACGCACGATTATCGCCGCCCTTGGTCCAGATGATGAGAAGTTTCTCGCCGAACTCGCCTGGAGGGAGTTCTACGCCGATGTGCTCCATCACCATCCAAGCGCGACAACGACGGAGCTCGATCCTCGCTTTCGATCGATGCAATGGAGACAGGACGATGACGAACCTGAGCTCCTGGCGGCCTGGAAACAGGGGCGAACCGGCTACCCGCTGGTCGATGCGGGGATGCGGGAGTTGCGCGCAACCCATCTGATGCATAACCGTGTCCGCATGGTCACCGCCTCCTTCTTGATCAAGGATCTCCACTTTGACTGGCGCATCGGCGCCCGTTACTTCGAGGAACAACTCCTCGACGGCGATCTCGCCTCTAACCGGATGAACTGGCAGTGGGTTGCCGGCACAGGGACAGATGCTGCCCCGTATTTTCGTGTCTTCAATCCGATACTGCAATCGAAAAAGTTTGACCCCGATGGTAACTACATTAGACGGTGGGTGCCAGAGCTGGCTGGACTCAGTGCAGATGCGATCCACGCTCCGTTCGAGCATCTCGATCCGACCAGCATCGACTACGCCACCCCAATCGTTGACCATCGCATCGAGCGCCAAATCACCTTGGCACGCTATGAGGTAGCGAAACGATCGGACTGA
- a CDS encoding Rrf2 family transcriptional regulator, whose amino-acid sequence MNLSMSRRSDYCVRAALYLARTAERTEATKVKEIVAEMGIPASFASQILADLVRTDIATSKPGRDGGYRLKRDPGSITLLELVEAGEGPLRADHCALGNGPCRWDTVCPLHASWQSTVAAVREQLTTITLATIVEEDIRLEGKHEEPVDGHRFFHSIEAEDSSFVELPLPRLEESLGHLRDQQLLEELRDPLHSIESIGTTNLAMAYLLEGGRRLILELISSGEETIRLELNLEPIAIDPQRVELKGHAKIRTNRSIDPAPLVRLILNRTARLLETVAAEH is encoded by the coding sequence ATGAACTTATCGATGTCACGCCGCAGCGACTATTGCGTACGAGCAGCGCTCTATCTCGCAAGGACTGCGGAGCGCACCGAGGCGACGAAGGTCAAAGAGATCGTGGCAGAGATGGGGATACCCGCCAGCTTTGCCTCTCAGATCCTCGCCGACTTGGTACGCACCGATATCGCAACGTCCAAACCTGGACGCGACGGCGGTTATCGGCTAAAACGAGATCCCGGATCGATCACCCTCCTCGAGCTCGTCGAGGCTGGTGAGGGTCCGCTTCGCGCCGATCACTGCGCGCTTGGCAATGGACCCTGTCGATGGGATACCGTCTGCCCACTGCATGCCAGCTGGCAGTCGACCGTCGCCGCCGTACGCGAACAGCTCACCACGATCACCCTCGCCACGATTGTTGAGGAAGACATCCGTCTTGAAGGCAAACACGAGGAACCCGTCGATGGTCACCGTTTCTTCCATAGCATCGAAGCAGAGGACTCTAGCTTTGTCGAACTACCACTTCCTAGGCTCGAAGAGTCACTTGGACACCTTCGCGACCAGCAACTCCTCGAGGAACTACGCGACCCGCTCCACAGTATTGAATCCATCGGCACTACGAATCTCGCAATGGCCTATCTCCTCGAAGGTGGGCGGCGGCTCATCCTTGAGCTGATCAGCTCCGGTGAAGAGACCATACGCCTTGAGCTCAATCTCGAGCCTATCGCGATCGACCCCCAACGAGTGGAGCTCAAAGGACACGCCAAGATCCGTACCAATAGATCGATCGATCCTGCTCCACTGGTCCGCCTCATCCTCAACAGAACCGCTCGGCTCCTTGAGACCGTAGCGGCCGAGCACTGA